Below is a genomic region from candidate division KSB1 bacterium.
GTGCAGAATGAAGGGACTATACAGGGAACTACAAAAGAAGCCAATCTTACGATCGGGCCTTGCTTTATTCCTGAACTTAGTCCGGAAGAAGTCGTTTTCAACAATGTGGGTGGCAGTGTAAAGGATATCGATTGGTTTGTTTTCAGGGGGCATGAATTCAATATGGAAGGGGGATTTTTGAGAGTGGGAATGTTGGGGGTCAACACTGATCTTTTCAAGATGCATAACGGAAGCAGCATCCTGTCACTTTTCTATTCCGAATCGTCCTACTTAACAACCGGAGTCCGCATCCGAGCAGCAAACTTTGAAATCGGCCCTGATTGCAGAATAACAACCGGCAATACGCCCACGGATGGGCTGTATTACGCGGGAGATATTGTTATTGCTGCCGACCAATTTCTTAACAAGGGAGGGCTTTTCCCAGGACTTGGTACTTTGCAAAACGGACGGCTTAAAATTCAAGGGCAAAAGGTAACCAACAACGGCAGCATGGGCAACCAGTCCGGACTCGGCAAAGCATCCTTGGCGCACAACTTTAACAGCGTAACTCTCCGCGCTGATACGGTACTCATCGAACGGGTCGACGGCATGATCACTGCCGACACGCTGCGCGTCTATGGTCGGCAGATCATTGTGAAAATCCAGAACGGCGTCGGCATCGGCCTCATGACCGGCGTGGATTTTTATACCACTGTGGACGGGACGATCGACTTTACCCAGACGACCTACTTTAACGCCATCGCCGGCGGCTACATTAAGCGGATATTCAGTAACCATGTCATTCCCTCCGAACAGTGGAGGCTGCAATCTGTATTCGGCGGGCCGGTATCGGTTTTCCCTGCAGACGCCACTCTTCTGCAGGCATCCGCAACGCTTGCACCATCCTTCGGCTACGCCGGAACCCGCGATACGCTGCAGCTTTATCTCCAGAACCAAAGTATGACCGCCGTTCGACTTGCCTATACAGTCAGCTCCAATTTGGGCTGGGCGCCGGCTTTGAATGACAGCACCACCCAATTGGCGCCTTTTGCATCGGTTGCGATTGCCATCCCTTTTGCCATCCCTCCGGGAACATCCCGCGGCACGGCGGATACGGTGAAAGTGACGGTCACCATCGGCCGTCTGGTCGTCGCAAAAGCCTCGGCCGCCATCTCCTGCTTGAGCCGGTCTTCTGAACCATGGACGGTGTCGCAGGTAGTGGTAAAGCCCGATCAGGTGAACTTGGTGGTCGGCCAACAGCAGCAGTTCACAGCGGTGGGGATGAATGCCGACGGGGATACACTGTACTTTGAGCCGGAGTGGTCGGCCACGGGTGGCACCATTGACTCCACCGGGCTCTATACCGCCACTCAAGCGGGGGATTTTTCCGTCACCTGCACGGATAAGCTCTCCGGCGCAAGTGCCAGCGCGGCGGTGCATGTCGGCGCTACGGAGGTATGTTCAGAGAGCGCAATGGCGCCGCAAGAGTTTGAGTTGCGGCAAAACTATCCCAACCCCTTCAATCCGGTCACAACCATCGCCTACGAGGTCAAGGAGAGGTGCCGGGTGATCTTGAAGATCGTGGACGTGCGGGGCAAGGCGGTAGCGCTTTTGGTGGACCAGATGCAACAGCCTGGCCTCTACACAGTCCGCTTCGATGCCCGCGAGCTGGCGTCCGGTATTTATTTTTACCAGATTCAGATGGCGGCTTTTAACGCGGTGAAAAAGATGGTAGTAGTGAAGTAGAGTAGGATAAGGCGATCAAAAAACCAAACTTTTTGGGGGTGTCCCATGAAATCGCAAAAGCAATTGTGCGCATTCAGGGGGAGGATTGTTTTGTGCCTGTCGCTTTTGTGGGCTCAAACCCTTTTGCAGGCCCAATGGGTGCAGACCAATGGCCCGTACGGCGCTCG
It encodes:
- a CDS encoding T9SS type A sorting domain-containing protein gives rise to the protein MKRSCVLLASLLATTLAWADVAVFTNMSGDGNWHNPANWSTNRVPGVNDHVVIPEGKRCLFSGAAISWTITVQGELHALQGGSFFTTEFKVSKGAEVLTGKTLRIDGVGVLVSKVTVQNEGTIQGTTKEANLTIGPCFIPELSPEEVVFNNVGGSVKDIDWFVFRGHEFNMEGGFLRVGMLGVNTDLFKMHNGSSILSLFYSESSYLTTGVRIRAANFEIGPDCRITTGNTPTDGLYYAGDIVIAADQFLNKGGLFPGLGTLQNGRLKIQGQKVTNNGSMGNQSGLGKASLAHNFNSVTLRADTVLIERVDGMITADTLRVYGRQIIVKIQNGVGIGLMTGVDFYTTVDGTIDFTQTTYFNAIAGGYIKRIFSNHVIPSEQWRLQSVFGGPVSVFPADATLLQASATLAPSFGYAGTRDTLQLYLQNQSMTAVRLAYTVSSNLGWAPALNDSTTQLAPFASVAIAIPFAIPPGTSRGTADTVKVTVTIGRLVVAKASAAISCLSRSSEPWTVSQVVVKPDQVNLVVGQQQQFTAVGMNADGDTLYFEPEWSATGGTIDSTGLYTATQAGDFSVTCTDKLSGASASAAVHVGATEVCSESAMAPQEFELRQNYPNPFNPVTTIAYEVKERCRVILKIVDVRGKAVALLVDQMQQPGLYTVRFDARELASGIYFYQIQMAAFNAVKKMVVVK